A window from Canis aureus isolate CA01 chromosome 23, VMU_Caureus_v.1.0, whole genome shotgun sequence encodes these proteins:
- the LOC144294775 gene encoding olfactory receptor 56A4-like: MLTYFVLHFKELWTFSLFRILYMAPPSNYSTAPVSEFLLICFPNYQSWQHWLSLPLSLLFLLAMGANATLLITIRLEASLHEPMYYLLSLLSLLDIVLCLTVIPKVLAIFWFDLRSISFSACFLQMFIMNCFLAMESCTFMVMAYDRYVAICHPLKYPSIITDQFVVRATIFIVVRNGLFFLPVPVLSSRLRYCAENIIKNCICTNLSVSKLSCDDITFNRLYQFVAGWTLLGSDLILIILSYSFILKAVLRIKAEGATAKALSTCGSHFILILFFSTVLLVLVITNLARKRIPPDVPILLNILHHLIPPALNPIVYGVRTKEIKQGMQKLLRRL, from the coding sequence ATGTTGACATACTTTGTCCTGCATTTTAAGGAACTCTGGACTTTTAGCTTGTTCAGGATACTTTACATGGCACCACCCAGCAACTACTCCACTGCTCCAGTCTCTGAATTCCTCCTCATCTGCTTCCCTAACTACCAGAGTTGGCAGCACTGGCTGTCCCTGCCCctcagcctcctcttcctcctggccaTGGGGGCCAACGCCACCCTCTTAATCACTATCCGGCTGGAGGCCTCTCTGCACGAGCCCATGTACTACCTGCTCAGCCTCCTCTCCCTGCTGGACATCGTGCTCTGCCTCACTGTCATCCCCAAGGTCCTGGCCATCTTCTGGTTTGATCTGAGGTCCATCAGCTTCTCTGCCTGCTTCCTCCAGATGTTCATCATGAATTGCTTCCTTGCCATGGAGTCCTGCACATTCATggtcatggcctatgaccgctatgtggccatctgccaccCACTGAAGTACCCATCCATCATCACTGACCAATTTGTGGTTAGAGCTACCATATTTATTGTGGTCAGGAATggcctcttttttcttcctgttccagtacTTTCTTCACGGCTCAGATACTGTGCAGAGAACATCATCAAGAACTGTATATGCACCAACCTGTCTGTGTCCAAACTCTCCTGTGATGACATCACCTTCAATCGGCTCTACCAGTTTGTGGCAGGCTGGACCCTATTGGGCTCTGACCTCATCCTAATTATTCTGTCCTACTCCTTCATCCTGAAAGCTGTGCTAAGGATCAAGGCTGAGGGTGCTACAGCCAAGGCCCTGAGCACGTGTGGTTCCCACTTCATCCTCATTCTCTTCTTCAGCACAGTGTTGTTGGTTCTGGTCATCACTAACCTGGCCAGGAAGAGAATTCCCCCAGATGTCCCCATCCTACTCAACATCCTGCACCACCTCATCCCCCCAGCTCTGAACCCCATTGTTTATGGTGTGAGAACCAAGGAGATCAAGCAAGGAATGCAGAAGCTGCTGAGAAGGTTGTAA
- the LOC144295320 gene encoding olfactory receptor 56A4-like codes for MIRTLYMAPPSNYSTAPVSEFFLICFPNYQSWQHWLSLPLSLLFLLAMGANATLLITIRLEASLHEPMYYLLGLLSLLDIVLSLTVIPKVLAIFWFDLRSISFSACFLQMFIMNSFLPMESCTFMIMAYDRYVAICHPLRYSSIITDQFVVRAAIFVVARNGLLTMPIPILSSRLRYCAENIIKNCICTNLSVSKLSCDDITFNQLYQFVAGWTLLGSELILIILSYSFILKAVLRIKAEGAMAKALGTCGSHFILILFFSTVLLVLVITNLARKRIPPDVPILLNILHHLIPPALNPIVYGVRTKDIKQGIQKLLRRL; via the coding sequence ATGATCAGAACACTTTACATGGCACCACCCAGCAACTACTCCACTGCTCCAGTTTCTGAATTCTTCCTCATCTGCTTCCCTAACTACCAGAGTTGGCAGCACTGGCTGTCCCTGCCCctcagcctcctcttcctcctggccaTGGGGGCCAACGCCACCCTCTTGATTACTATCCGGCTGGAGGCCTCTCTGCATGAGCCCATGTACTACCTGCTtggcctcctctccctgctggACATCGTGCTCTCCCTCACTGTCATCCCCAAGGTCCTGGCCATCTTCTGGTTTGATCTGAGGTCTATCAGCTTCTCTGCCTGCTTCCTCCAGATGTTCATCATGAACAGTTTCCTCCCCATGGAGTCCTGCACATTCATGatcatggcctatgaccgctatgtggccatctgccaccCATTACGATACTCATCTATCATTACTGACCAATTTGTAGTTAGGGCTGCCATCTTTGTTGTGGCCCGGAATGGCCTTCTTACTATGCCTATCCCCATACTTTCTTCCCGGCTCAGATACTGTGCAGAGAACATCATCAAGAACTGTATCTGTACTAACTTGTCTGTATCCAAACTTTCCTGTGATGACATCACCTTCAATCAACTCTACCAGTTCGTGGCAGGCTGGACTCTGCTGGGCTCTGAACTCATCCTAATTATTCTGTCCTACTCCTTCATCCTGAAAGCTGTGCTAAGGATCAAGGCTGAGGGTGCTATGGCCAAAGCTCTAGGCACTTGTGGTTCTCACTTCATCCTCATCCTCTTCTTTAGCACAGTCCTGTTGGTTCTAGTCATCACTAACCTGGCCAGGAAGAGAATTCCCCCAGATGTCCCCATCTTGCTCAACATCTTGCACCACCTCATCCCCCCAGCTCTGAACCCCATTGTTTATGGTGTGAGAACCAAGGATATCAAGCAAGGAATCCAGAAGCTACTTAGAAGATTGTAA